From the Lathyrus oleraceus cultivar Zhongwan6 chromosome 4, CAAS_Psat_ZW6_1.0, whole genome shotgun sequence genome, one window contains:
- the LOC127073916 gene encoding protein KINESIN LIGHT CHAIN-RELATED 3 yields the protein MPAMVKNEAKSINEFENPSFSKKILNQTNSPQSVCEMHFSRRSPSTSRSFGSESDWSITDSEFYHIHKEEMERGIKRDSRAKGKTPNVKPPIERKSDNNLLRKQNTTVATRVIKPKSSSIGRSRSQSQVENPKESMLDNAELGPFLLKQARDLISLGENPQTALELSIQAMKVFEKSANGKPSLDLVMCLHVIAAIYCSLGHYNEAIPILERSIEIPVVGEGQQHAIAKFASHMQLGDTYAMLGQLENSIMCYTKGLEVQRKVLGVTDPRVGETCRYVAEANFQAMRFDEAERLCQMALDIHGANGSPSSLEEAADRRLMGLICETNGNHEAALENLVLASIAMVSDGQEVEVASVDCSIGDTFLSLARYDEAILAYKKALAVFKTHKGENHPAVGSVFVRLAELYSRTWKTRESKSYCENALKIYENPMSGVPSDQIASGLVNVAAIYESMNELEQALKLLHKALEIHSDAPGQQNTIAGIEAQMGVIYYVLGNQTESYNAFKNAVSKLRATGEKKSAFFGIVLNQMGLSCVQLCELNEAAKLFEEAKVVLEKEYGPYHPETLGVYSNLAGTYDAMGRVDDAIDLMEYIVVVREEKLGTAHFDVVDEKRRLDELLKETGRVRNRKTMSLENLLDVNTYL from the exons ATGCCAGCTATGGTGAAAAATGAAGCAAAATCAATCAATGAGTTTGAGAATCCTTCATTCTCTAAGAAAATCTTAAATCAAACCAATTCACCACAAAGTGTATGTGAAATGCACTTTTCTCGTCGATCACCTTCCACTTCTAGAAGCTTTGGATCCGAGAGTGATTGGTCTATAACGGATTCGGAATTTTATCATATTCACAAAGAGGAAATGGAGAGAGGTATAAAGAGGGACTCAAGAGCTAAGGGAAAAACTCCTAATGTAAAACCTCCTATTGAAAGGAAGAGTGACAACAATCTTTTGAGAAAGCAAAATACAACTGTTGCTACTCGTGTTATAAAACCGAAGAGTTCTTCGATTGGAAGATCAAGGTCGCAAAGTCAAGTCGAGAATCCCAAAGAATCGATGTTAGATAATGCTGAACTTGGACCGTTTTTGCTAAAGCAGGCAAGGGACTTGATTTCATTAGGAGAAAATCCTCAGACAGCGCTTGAATTATCGATTCAAGCAATGAAAGTGTTTGAGAAATCTGCAAATGGTAAACCGAGTTTGGATTTGGTTATGTGTTTGCATGTTATTGCAGCAATATATTGCAGCTTGGGCCATTACAATGAGGCGATTCCAATTTTAGAGAGATCGATCGAGATTCCTGTTGTCGGGGAAGGTCAACAACATGCCATAGCGAAATTCGCCAGTCACATGCAGCTTGGAGACACTTATGCCATGCTAGGACAGCTTGAGAATTCAATTATGTGTTACACGAAAGGGTTGGAAGTGCAAAGAAAGGTTTTAGGAGTAACAGATCCAAGAGTTGGTGAAACTTGTAGGTATGTAGCAGAAGCTAATTTTCAAGCAATGCGATTTGACGAAGCGGAGAGGCTTTGTCAAATGGCTCTTGATATTCATGGAGCAAATGGTTCACCTTCTTCTCTTGAAGAGGCGGCGGATAGAAGATTGATGGGACTTATATGTGAAACTAATGGAAATCATGAGGCTGCATTAGAGAATCTTGTTTTAGCAAGCATAGCAATGGTATCAGATGGCCAAGAAGTGGAAGTGGCGTCCGTTGATTGCAGCATTGGAGACACATTTCTGTCATTGGCTCGATATGATGAGGCTATCTTGGCGTATAAAAAGGCGCTAGCGGTTTTCAAAACTCACAAAGGAGAGAATCATCCTGCTGTTGGATCGGTCTTTGTACGTTTGGCCGAGTTGTATAGTAGGACATGGAAGACAAGAGAATCAAAATCATATTGTGAAAATGCACTTAAAATCTATGAAAATCCCATGTCTGGTGTCCCTTCTGACCAAATTGCTAGTGGTCTTGTGAATGTTGCAGCTATTTATGAGTCAATGAATGAGCTTGAACAGGCACTCAAGTTACTGCACAAGGCATTAGAGATACACAGTGATGCTCCTGGTCAACAAAACACAATAGCAGGAATTGAAGCTCAAATGGGGGTCATATACTATGTGTTGGGAAACCAGACTGAATCCTATAATGCTTTCAAGAATGCTGTCTCGAAGCTTCGTGCCACGGGAGAGAAAAAATCGGCCTTCTTTGGTATTGTTCTGAATCAAATGGGTCTTAGTTGTGTGCAACTTTGTGAGTTAAATGAGGCTGCAAAATTATTTGAAGAAGCAAAGGTTGTTCTGGAAAAAGAGTATGGCCCCTATCACCCTGAAACACTTGGGGTATATAGCAACCTTGCTGGCACATATgatgcaatgggaag GGTGGATGATGCAATTGATCTAATGGAGTACATTGTGGTTGTGAGGGAGGAAAAGCTTGGGACAGCACACTTTGATGTTGTTGATGAGAAGAGAAGATTGGATGAGTTGTTGAAGGAAACTGGTAGAGTTCGGAACAGAAAAACCATGTCACTTGAGAATCTTCTTGATGTTAATACTTATCTATAA